A genomic region of Pseudomonas abietaniphila contains the following coding sequences:
- the radC gene encoding RadC family protein has translation MSIRDWPAAERPREKLLERGASSLSDAELLAIFLRTGVSGKSAVDLARHLLGQFGSLRALLEANLTSFSNELGLGPAKFAQLQAVMEMARRHMGENLKRGSALKSPAQVRSYLKAILRHEPHEVFGCLFLDSKNRVQAFEALFHGSINVAHVHPRQVVKRALAHNAAGVILCHNHPSGICDASPQDIELTRRLREALAMIDVVVLDHVIIGDGDPLSMVESGLM, from the coding sequence ATGAGTATTCGAGATTGGCCTGCGGCCGAGCGACCGCGGGAGAAGCTGCTGGAGCGAGGGGCATCGAGTCTCTCCGATGCTGAATTACTCGCCATTTTTTTACGCACGGGCGTTTCCGGCAAAAGCGCCGTGGACCTCGCCCGACATCTTTTGGGGCAATTTGGCAGCCTGCGTGCGCTGCTCGAAGCCAATCTCACTTCGTTCAGTAACGAGCTGGGCCTCGGGCCGGCAAAGTTCGCGCAATTGCAGGCGGTCATGGAAATGGCCCGGCGGCACATGGGGGAGAATCTCAAGCGGGGTTCAGCACTGAAAAGTCCGGCCCAGGTGCGCAGCTACCTGAAAGCGATACTCCGGCACGAGCCGCATGAGGTGTTTGGTTGCCTGTTTCTGGACAGCAAGAATCGTGTTCAGGCCTTCGAGGCGCTGTTTCACGGCTCGATCAATGTCGCCCATGTGCACCCTCGGCAGGTGGTCAAGCGAGCCTTGGCGCATAACGCCGCCGGGGTGATCCTTTGCCACAATCACCCTTCCGGCATCTGCGATGCCAGCCCGCAGGACATTGAGCTCACTCGGCGGCTCAGGGAGGCGCTGGCGATGATCGACGTGGTGGTGCTCGATCACGTGATCATCGGAGATGGAGACCCGCTGTCGATGGTGGAAAGCGGGTTGATGTAG
- a CDS encoding cupin domain-containing protein: MSIETVVDFSEATTPAERFKPAPEKILKGDPEQTVYNHYNSPCGQMSAGVWEGEVGQWKVNYTEHEYCEIVQGVSVLRDEEGNAKTLRAGDRFVIPAGFKGTWEVLEACRKIYVVFEQKA, from the coding sequence ATGAGTATCGAAACCGTCGTCGACTTCAGCGAAGCCACCACCCCTGCAGAACGCTTCAAGCCCGCGCCCGAGAAGATTCTCAAAGGCGACCCGGAGCAAACCGTCTACAACCACTACAACAGCCCCTGCGGCCAGATGAGCGCGGGCGTTTGGGAAGGCGAAGTCGGACAGTGGAAGGTCAATTACACCGAACACGAGTACTGCGAGATTGTGCAGGGCGTCTCGGTATTGCGAGACGAGGAAGGCAACGCCAAGACACTGCGCGCCGGGGATCGCTTCGTGATACCGGCAGGTTTCAAAGGCACCTGGGAAGTACTGGAGGCGTGCCGCAAGATTTACGTGGTGTTCGAGCAGAAGGCTTGA
- a CDS encoding phosphomannomutase/phosphoglucomutase, whose protein sequence is MKGIKRTAKATSRTETTDATVKDSNLSLASPGLLPSLIGLIAAGILVWLGLLGQPQEKDLLAQAWGTAQAGAAGKALRQITADTQAAAMDATLTQALQSNNPQQIEAVQRQLGYRDGVIGARFTPLGFNNVDNQGALPISFATLDMLAKAGKGETPAPEARKVGDSWVIYSVAPLRTAPDAPITGTLLLAFKMQRLTNALPEAPSDVGQIVLSQQFGDATAQNFLTRGQADGGRAMDFPTSYSNWKLTFTPGPALNASPPSLMLLLAALVAIGSVLLGLYLNESALKRRVLADARQLEQLLQELSGGKAVKAFGLSMPALNGLAQSMAKFSLRNQPASPVEASSNASPAATHGSTSSKAVFASSDVNDTELTDPLFQDTDILDIDLLDESQDFLKSEQSHVMSSTVSIAPEFPDSIFRAYDIRGIVGETLTSETAYWLGRAIGAQSLAQGEPNVSVGRDGRLSGPQLVAALIKGLYDSGCHVSDIGLVPTPALYYAANVLQGRTGVMLTGSHNPKDYNGFKIMIAGDTLANEQIQALHDRIKRNQLPAGKGSVSKVDILDLYAGQITNDVVLARRLKVVVDCGNGAAGVIAPQLLEALNCEVIPLFCDVDGNFPNHHPDPGKLENLQDLIAKVRETGADLGLAFDGDGDRVGVVTNTGSVIYPDRLLMLFARDVVKRNPGADIIFDVKCTRRLIPLIQEYGGRPVMWKTGHSLIKKKMKESGALLAGEMSGHIFFKERWFGFDDGIYSAARLLEILSQETLSAEELFQTFPNDLSTPEINIKVTETSKFSIIEALERDAQWGNANLTSIDGVRVDYPKGWGLVRASNTTPVLVLRFEAETEAELQRIKDVFHAQLKNVAPDLELPF, encoded by the coding sequence TTGAAAGGCATCAAGCGCACAGCCAAGGCGACGTCTCGCACAGAAACGACTGACGCAACGGTCAAGGATTCGAACCTGAGCCTGGCAAGTCCGGGCCTTCTCCCTTCGCTCATCGGCTTGATAGCGGCGGGCATCCTGGTCTGGCTGGGCTTGCTCGGTCAGCCGCAGGAAAAAGATCTCCTCGCCCAAGCCTGGGGCACTGCGCAAGCCGGAGCCGCTGGCAAAGCGTTACGTCAGATCACTGCCGACACGCAGGCTGCCGCCATGGACGCCACGCTGACCCAAGCCCTGCAAAGCAACAATCCGCAGCAGATCGAAGCAGTTCAACGTCAGTTGGGCTACCGAGACGGCGTGATCGGCGCCCGCTTCACACCGCTCGGCTTCAACAACGTGGACAATCAGGGCGCATTGCCCATCAGCTTCGCGACGCTGGACATGCTCGCCAAAGCTGGCAAAGGCGAAACACCTGCCCCCGAAGCCCGTAAAGTCGGCGACAGCTGGGTGATTTACAGTGTCGCTCCGCTACGTACCGCCCCAGACGCGCCGATCACCGGAACGCTGTTGCTGGCGTTCAAAATGCAGCGTCTGACCAATGCACTGCCCGAGGCCCCCAGCGATGTGGGGCAGATTGTGCTCAGCCAGCAGTTCGGCGACGCAACGGCACAAAACTTTCTGACCCGCGGCCAGGCCGATGGCGGTCGCGCCATGGACTTCCCGACCAGCTATTCCAACTGGAAGCTTACGTTCACCCCCGGCCCCGCGCTGAATGCGTCGCCGCCATCGCTGATGCTGCTGCTCGCGGCGCTGGTTGCCATCGGCAGCGTGCTGCTGGGGCTGTATCTGAACGAAAGCGCCCTGAAGCGTCGCGTCCTCGCCGACGCCCGACAACTGGAACAACTGCTGCAAGAACTCTCCGGGGGCAAAGCCGTCAAAGCCTTCGGCTTGAGCATGCCGGCCCTCAACGGGCTCGCGCAGAGCATGGCGAAGTTTTCGCTGCGCAATCAACCGGCCTCTCCGGTGGAAGCCAGCAGCAATGCCTCGCCCGCCGCCACCCACGGTTCAACGAGCAGCAAAGCCGTATTTGCGTCATCCGATGTCAATGACACCGAGCTGACCGATCCGCTGTTTCAAGACACCGACATTCTTGACATCGACCTGCTCGATGAATCACAGGATTTCCTGAAGTCGGAGCAATCACACGTAATGAGCAGTACCGTATCCATCGCCCCCGAATTCCCGGACTCCATTTTCCGCGCCTACGACATCCGTGGCATCGTCGGTGAGACACTGACCAGCGAAACCGCGTACTGGCTGGGCCGCGCCATCGGTGCGCAGAGCCTGGCACAGGGCGAGCCGAATGTTTCCGTTGGCCGTGACGGGCGTCTGTCCGGCCCGCAACTGGTTGCCGCGCTGATCAAAGGCCTTTACGACAGCGGCTGTCATGTCAGCGATATTGGTCTGGTTCCCACTCCGGCGCTGTATTACGCCGCCAATGTCCTCCAGGGCCGCACGGGCGTGATGCTGACCGGCAGCCACAACCCGAAGGACTACAACGGCTTCAAGATCATGATCGCCGGCGACACGCTGGCGAACGAGCAGATCCAGGCGCTGCACGACCGCATCAAGCGCAACCAGTTGCCCGCAGGCAAAGGCAGCGTAAGCAAGGTCGACATCCTCGACCTCTATGCCGGGCAGATTACCAATGACGTGGTTCTGGCACGCCGCCTGAAGGTTGTGGTCGATTGCGGCAATGGCGCTGCCGGCGTGATCGCCCCTCAACTGCTGGAGGCCCTGAACTGTGAAGTCATTCCTCTGTTTTGCGACGTCGACGGCAACTTCCCGAATCACCACCCCGACCCGGGCAAACTGGAAAACCTTCAAGACCTGATTGCCAAGGTCAGGGAAACCGGAGCCGATCTGGGTCTGGCCTTTGACGGCGACGGCGATCGCGTAGGTGTCGTTACCAACACAGGCAGCGTCATATACCCCGATCGTTTGCTGATGCTGTTCGCCCGCGATGTCGTCAAACGCAATCCGGGGGCTGACATCATCTTCGACGTGAAATGCACCCGTCGCCTAATACCGTTGATCCAGGAATATGGCGGTCGCCCGGTCATGTGGAAGACTGGTCACTCGCTGATCAAGAAGAAGATGAAAGAGAGCGGCGCGCTGCTGGCAGGCGAGATGAGCGGCCATATCTTCTTCAAGGAACGCTGGTTCGGTTTCGACGACGGCATTTACAGTGCTGCGCGGCTGCTGGAGATCCTCAGCCAGGAGACGCTGAGCGCCGAAGAGCTGTTTCAGACGTTCCCGAACGACCTGTCGACACCGGAGATCAATATCAAGGTCACCGAGACCAGCAAGTTCAGCATCATCGAAGCGCTGGAGCGGGATGCACAGTGGGGCAACGCCAACCTGACGAGCATCGACGGCGTGCGAGTCGACTACCCGAAGGGTTGGGGTCTGGTCCGCGCTTCCAATACCACGCCCGTGCTGGTATTGCGCTTCGAAGCCGAAACTGAGGCCGAGCTGCAGCGGATCAAGGATGTGTTCCATGCTCAGCTGAAAAACGTAGCACCGGATTTAGAACTTCCCTTTTGA
- the coaBC gene encoding bifunctional phosphopantothenoylcysteine decarboxylase/phosphopantothenate--cysteine ligase CoaBC yields the protein MQRLYRKRIVLGVGGGIAAYKSAELVRRLRDHGAEVRVVMTKGGAEFITPLTMQALSGHPVHMDLLDPAAEAAMGHIELAKWADMVLIAPGTADLIARLAQGIANDLLTTVVLATDAIVAVAPAMNQAMWRDPSVQANLQTLEARDFRMFGPASGSQACGDVGFGRMLEPNDLAQSAADCFQRLTLTGKHVLITAGPTQENIDPVRYITNHSSGKMGFALAEAAAEAGARVTLITGPVNLTTPDRVSRIDVVSARDMLAACEAAMPCDLFIASAAVADYRPEVVAPQKLKKDPTNGDGLLLQMVRNPDILATIAQRQDRPFSVGFAAETEHLLDYAARKLKDKNLDLIIANDVANPSIGFNSEENACSVIDRALQETLFAQTSKAKIARQLMTFIADRMNQV from the coding sequence ATGCAGCGGCTGTATCGGAAACGCATCGTTCTCGGCGTCGGCGGCGGCATCGCGGCTTACAAGAGCGCTGAACTGGTTCGCCGGTTGCGCGACCACGGGGCCGAAGTGCGCGTGGTCATGACCAAGGGCGGGGCCGAGTTCATTACACCGCTGACCATGCAGGCGCTGTCCGGGCATCCGGTCCACATGGACCTGCTCGACCCCGCGGCCGAAGCTGCGATGGGCCATATCGAGCTGGCCAAGTGGGCTGACATGGTGCTCATCGCTCCCGGCACCGCCGACCTGATCGCACGCCTGGCTCAGGGCATCGCCAACGATCTGCTGACCACGGTCGTGCTGGCGACCGACGCCATCGTCGCGGTCGCCCCGGCCATGAACCAGGCCATGTGGCGCGACCCGTCGGTGCAAGCCAATCTGCAGACGCTCGAAGCACGAGACTTCCGTATGTTCGGGCCGGCCAGCGGCAGTCAGGCCTGTGGCGACGTGGGTTTCGGGCGCATGCTCGAACCCAACGATCTGGCCCAATCGGCGGCCGACTGCTTCCAGCGCCTCACATTGACCGGCAAGCATGTGCTCATCACAGCCGGACCGACCCAAGAAAACATCGACCCGGTGCGCTACATCACCAACCACAGCTCCGGAAAAATGGGCTTTGCGCTGGCCGAAGCTGCGGCCGAAGCCGGTGCACGCGTCACGCTGATCACAGGGCCCGTCAACCTGACGACCCCGGACCGGGTATCGCGCATCGACGTGGTGAGCGCACGCGACATGCTCGCCGCGTGCGAGGCCGCCATGCCCTGCGACCTGTTCATCGCTTCTGCTGCGGTCGCCGACTACCGCCCAGAAGTCGTAGCCCCTCAAAAATTGAAGAAAGACCCTACGAACGGTGATGGTCTGCTGCTGCAGATGGTTCGCAACCCGGACATTCTCGCGACCATCGCCCAGCGTCAGGATCGCCCGTTCAGCGTCGGTTTCGCCGCTGAAACCGAGCACCTTCTCGACTACGCCGCCCGCAAGCTCAAGGACAAGAACCTTGACCTGATCATCGCCAACGACGTCGCCAATCCCAGCATCGGCTTCAACAGCGAAGAGAATGCGTGCAGCGTGATCGACCGAGCGTTGCAAGAGACGCTTTTTGCCCAGACCAGCAAGGCCAAGATCGCCCGCCAGCTGATGACTTTTATTGCCGACCGTATGAACCAGGTTTAA
- the rpmB gene encoding 50S ribosomal protein L28, which produces MSRVCQVTGKGPVTGNNISHANNKTRRRFLPNLQHHRFWVEEEKRFVRLRVSAKGMRIIDKRGITVVLAEIRRAGAKV; this is translated from the coding sequence ATGTCGAGAGTCTGTCAAGTTACCGGTAAGGGTCCGGTAACCGGGAATAACATTTCCCACGCGAACAACAAAACCCGTCGTCGTTTCCTGCCAAACCTGCAGCATCACCGCTTCTGGGTTGAAGAAGAGAAACGCTTTGTACGTCTGCGCGTATCTGCCAAAGGCATGCGCATCATCGACAAGCGTGGTATCACGGTTGTTCTGGCCGAAATCCGCCGCGCTGGCGCTAAGGTTTAA
- the dut gene encoding dUTP diphosphatase — protein sequence MHALQAKILDPRIGDEFPLPAYATTGSAGLDLRAMLKEETVLEPGQTLLIPTGLSIYIADPSLAALILPRSGLGHKHGIVLGNLVGLIDSDYQGELMVSCWNRGQTAFKIAVGERIAQLVLVPVVQAHFEVVQEFDESQRGAGGFGHSGTH from the coding sequence ATGCATGCTCTACAAGCCAAGATCCTCGACCCTCGCATCGGCGACGAATTCCCGCTTCCGGCCTACGCCACCACTGGCTCTGCCGGGCTGGACCTGCGCGCCATGCTCAAAGAGGAAACGGTACTCGAACCCGGTCAGACCCTTTTGATTCCCACCGGCCTGTCGATATATATCGCAGACCCAAGCCTGGCGGCGCTGATTCTGCCGCGCTCAGGCCTGGGTCATAAACATGGCATCGTGCTCGGCAACCTGGTGGGCCTGATCGACTCCGACTACCAGGGCGAGTTGATGGTTTCCTGCTGGAACCGTGGCCAGACTGCGTTCAAGATCGCGGTCGGTGAGCGCATTGCTCAGTTGGTGTTGGTCCCGGTCGTTCAGGCGCACTTCGAAGTGGTTCAGGAGTTCGATGAAAGCCAGCGTGGCGCAGGCGGTTTCGGTCATTCCGGCACCCACTGA
- the argB gene encoding acetylglutamate kinase, which translates to MTLERDAAANAAKVLSEALPYIRRFVGKTLVIKYGGNAMESEELKTGFARDIVLMKAVGINPVVVHGGGPQIGDLLKRLSIESHFIDGMRVTDAQTMDVVEMVLGGQVNKDIVNLINRHGGSAIGLTGKDAQLIRAKKMNVTRQTPEMTKPEIIDIGHVGEVVGINTDLLNMLVKGDFIPVIAPIGVGADGESYNINADLVAGKVAEALKAEKLMLLTNIAGLMDKEGKVLTGLTTEQVNGLIADGTIYGGMLPKIRCALEAVQGGVTTSHIIDGRVPNAVLLEIFTDTGVGTLISNRKRH; encoded by the coding sequence ATGACCCTCGAACGTGACGCCGCAGCCAATGCCGCCAAGGTCCTTTCCGAAGCCTTGCCCTATATCCGACGCTTCGTTGGCAAGACGCTGGTGATCAAGTACGGCGGTAACGCCATGGAGAGCGAAGAGCTGAAAACCGGCTTCGCGCGCGACATCGTGTTGATGAAGGCAGTGGGCATCAACCCGGTCGTGGTTCACGGCGGCGGTCCGCAAATCGGCGATCTGCTCAAGCGCCTGTCCATCGAAAGCCACTTCATCGACGGGATGCGCGTCACCGATGCCCAGACCATGGACGTCGTGGAAATGGTGCTGGGCGGCCAGGTCAACAAGGACATCGTCAACCTGATCAACCGCCATGGCGGCAGCGCCATCGGCCTGACCGGTAAAGACGCGCAGCTGATTCGCGCGAAGAAGATGAACGTGACCCGTCAGACCCCGGAGATGACCAAGCCGGAAATCATCGACATCGGTCATGTCGGGGAAGTCGTGGGCATCAACACCGACCTGCTGAATATGCTGGTCAAAGGCGACTTCATTCCGGTCATCGCACCGATTGGCGTCGGCGCTGACGGCGAGTCGTACAACATCAACGCCGATCTGGTTGCAGGCAAAGTCGCCGAGGCGCTGAAGGCCGAGAAACTGATGCTGCTGACCAACATCGCCGGCCTGATGGACAAGGAAGGCAAGGTCCTGACCGGCCTGACCACCGAGCAGGTCAATGGCTTGATCGCCGACGGTACCATCTACGGCGGCATGCTGCCGAAGATCCGTTGCGCGCTGGAAGCGGTCCAGGGCGGTGTCACCACCTCGCACATCATCGACGGTCGCGTACCGAACGCGGTCCTGCTGGAAATCTTCACCGACACCGGCGTGGGCACGCTGATCAGCAACCGCAAGCGTCACTGA
- the rpmG gene encoding 50S ribosomal protein L33 codes for MRELIRLVSTANTGHFYTTDKNKRTTPDKIEIKKFDPVARKHVIYKEAKIK; via the coding sequence ATGCGTGAATTGATCCGTTTGGTGTCGACCGCTAACACCGGCCACTTCTACACCACCGACAAGAACAAGCGCACTACCCCGGACAAAATCGAAATTAAAAAATTCGATCCGGTTGCTCGCAAGCACGTGATCTACAAAGAAGCCAAAATCAAGTAA
- a CDS encoding aldehyde dehydrogenase gives MTTLTHADWEKRAQDLKIEGRAFINGEYTAAAFGATFDCISPVDGRFLAHVASCDAADAQRAVENARATFNSGAWSRLAPVKRKAAMIRFAALIKENIEELALLETLDMGKPISDSYGIDIPGSAQALSWSGEAIDKLYDEVAATPHDQLGLVTREPIGVVAAIVPWNFPLLMACWKLGPALSSGNSVILKPSEKSPLTAIRVAQLAVQAGIPAGVLNVLPGYGHTVGKALALHMDVDTAVFTGSTKIAKQLLVYSGESNMKRVWLEAGGKSPNIVFADAPDLQAAAESAASAIAFNQGEVCTAGSRLLVERSIKDKFLPMVIEALKAWKPGNPLDPATNVGALVDTQQMNTVLSYIEAGHTDGAKLVAGGKRILQETGGTYVEPTIFDGVTNAMKIAQEEIFGPVLSVLTFDTAEEAIQIANDTPYGLAAAVWTADLSKAHLTARALRAGSVWVNQYDGGDMTAPFGGFKQSGNGRDKSLHAFDKYTELKATWIKL, from the coding sequence ATGACCACCCTGACTCATGCTGACTGGGAAAAACGCGCCCAGGATCTGAAGATCGAAGGCCGCGCCTTCATCAATGGCGAGTACACCGCCGCCGCTTTTGGCGCTACGTTTGACTGCATCAGCCCGGTCGATGGTCGATTCCTCGCCCACGTTGCCAGCTGCGATGCCGCCGACGCCCAGCGCGCCGTTGAAAACGCCCGCGCTACCTTCAACTCTGGCGCGTGGTCGCGTCTGGCCCCGGTCAAGCGCAAGGCAGCCATGATTCGCTTTGCTGCGCTGATCAAAGAAAACATCGAAGAACTGGCGCTGCTTGAAACCCTGGACATGGGCAAGCCGATCAGTGACTCCTATGGCATCGACATTCCAGGCTCCGCGCAAGCGTTGAGCTGGAGCGGTGAGGCCATCGACAAGCTGTACGACGAAGTGGCCGCGACGCCACACGACCAGTTGGGTCTGGTGACCCGTGAGCCGATCGGTGTTGTGGCGGCGATCGTGCCGTGGAACTTCCCGTTGCTGATGGCGTGCTGGAAGTTGGGTCCTGCACTGTCGAGTGGTAACTCGGTCATTCTCAAGCCGTCGGAAAAGTCGCCGCTGACCGCCATCCGTGTCGCACAGTTGGCTGTTCAGGCGGGTATCCCGGCCGGTGTGCTCAACGTTCTGCCCGGCTACGGCCACACCGTCGGCAAGGCGCTGGCGCTGCACATGGATGTCGACACGGCGGTATTTACCGGTTCGACCAAGATCGCCAAGCAGTTGCTGGTCTACTCGGGCGAATCGAACATGAAGCGCGTCTGGCTGGAAGCGGGCGGCAAGAGCCCGAATATCGTCTTCGCCGATGCGCCGGACCTGCAAGCTGCTGCTGAGTCGGCTGCCAGCGCCATTGCCTTCAACCAAGGCGAAGTGTGCACCGCGGGCTCGCGCCTGCTGGTCGAGCGTTCGATCAAGGATAAATTCCTGCCCATGGTGATCGAGGCGCTGAAAGCCTGGAAGCCGGGCAATCCGCTGGACCCTGCGACCAACGTTGGTGCGCTGGTGGACACTCAGCAGATGAACACGGTTCTGTCGTACATCGAAGCGGGCCACACCGACGGCGCCAAGCTGGTTGCCGGCGGCAAGCGCATCCTGCAAGAGACGGGCGGCACCTACGTCGAGCCGACGATTTTCGACGGTGTGACCAATGCCATGAAGATCGCTCAGGAAGAAATCTTCGGCCCGGTGCTGTCGGTGCTGACCTTCGATACAGCTGAAGAGGCAATCCAGATCGCCAATGACACGCCGTATGGTCTGGCTGCCGCCGTATGGACCGCCGACCTGTCCAAGGCGCACCTCACCGCACGTGCGTTGCGCGCGGGTAGTGTCTGGGTCAACCAGTACGACGGTGGCGACATGACCGCGCCGTTCGGTGGCTTTAAGCAATCGGGTAATGGTCGCGACAAGTCGCTGCACGCGTTCGACAAATACACCGAGCTGAAAGCGACCTGGATCAAGTTGTAA
- a CDS encoding ABC transporter substrate-binding protein — protein sequence MRLAVLPFLFASLAAPVMAQAATSLSVCTEASPEGFDVVQYNSLTTTNASADVLMNRLVDYDAQTGKLVASLAESWSVWPDGLTYDFKLRPGVKFHHTDYFTPTRDMNAEDVVFSFQRMLDPANPWNKVAVQGFPHAQSMQWPSLIKKVEAPDTNTVRITLDHPDATFLATLSMGFASIYSAEYTAQLMKAGTPEKLNSQPIGTGPFVFKRFQKDSVVRYEANPDYFAGKPAVDTLVYAITPDANVRLQRIKQNECQVALSPKPLDVTEAGKDPNLKVEKTDAFMTAFLAINSQHPPLDKPEVRQAINLAFDKDTYLKAVFEGSARAANGPYPPNTWGYASDLPGYKYDVAKAKELLAKAGLKDGFKTTIWTRPSGSLLNPNPSAGAQLLQNDLAAVGIKAEIKVIEWGELIRRAKTGEHDLLFMGWAGDNGDPDNFLTPQFSCAAVKSGTNFARYCDEGLDKLISSGKAVTDQAQRSKLYHQAQEQIQRQALWLPLAHPTAFALTRKNVLGYDVSPFGRQDFSKVTVK from the coding sequence ATGCGCCTAGCTGTTTTACCCTTTTTGTTCGCGTCACTGGCAGCGCCAGTAATGGCTCAAGCCGCCACCAGCCTGAGCGTTTGCACCGAAGCCAGCCCCGAAGGCTTTGACGTGGTGCAATACAACTCGCTGACCACCACCAACGCCTCGGCCGATGTTCTGATGAACCGCCTGGTGGATTATGACGCCCAGACCGGCAAGCTGGTCGCCAGTCTGGCAGAAAGCTGGAGCGTATGGCCGGACGGTCTGACGTATGACTTCAAATTGCGCCCCGGCGTGAAGTTTCATCACACCGATTACTTCACCCCGACCCGCGACATGAACGCCGAAGACGTGGTGTTCAGCTTTCAGCGCATGCTTGACCCGGCCAATCCATGGAACAAAGTGGCGGTACAGGGCTTCCCTCATGCGCAATCGATGCAGTGGCCGTCGCTGATCAAAAAAGTGGAAGCGCCCGATACGAATACGGTACGCATTACCCTCGACCATCCTGATGCGACCTTCCTCGCCACGCTGAGCATGGGTTTTGCGTCTATTTATTCGGCGGAATACACCGCGCAGCTGATGAAAGCCGGTACGCCGGAGAAGCTCAACAGCCAGCCGATCGGCACCGGGCCATTCGTCTTCAAGCGTTTCCAGAAAGATTCCGTGGTGCGTTACGAAGCCAACCCGGACTATTTCGCAGGCAAACCTGCGGTGGACACGCTGGTGTATGCCATCACCCCGGACGCCAATGTTCGACTGCAGCGGATCAAGCAGAACGAGTGTCAGGTTGCCCTGTCACCCAAACCGCTGGATGTCACCGAGGCAGGGAAGGATCCGAACCTGAAAGTCGAAAAGACTGACGCATTCATGACGGCATTCCTGGCCATCAACAGCCAGCATCCGCCACTCGACAAGCCCGAAGTGCGTCAGGCGATTAACCTGGCGTTCGACAAGGACACCTACCTGAAAGCCGTATTCGAAGGCTCGGCGCGTGCAGCCAATGGCCCGTACCCGCCTAACACCTGGGGTTACGCCAGCGATCTACCCGGTTACAAATATGATGTGGCCAAAGCGAAGGAACTGCTGGCGAAGGCTGGACTGAAAGACGGCTTCAAAACCACGATCTGGACCCGCCCTTCCGGCAGCCTGTTGAACCCGAACCCGAGCGCAGGCGCGCAGCTGCTGCAGAACGATCTGGCGGCTGTCGGCATAAAGGCTGAAATCAAGGTGATCGAATGGGGCGAACTGATTCGTCGCGCCAAAACCGGTGAGCACGACTTGCTGTTCATGGGTTGGGCCGGCGACAACGGCGACCCGGATAACTTCCTCACGCCACAGTTCTCCTGCGCAGCGGTCAAATCCGGCACCAACTTCGCGCGCTACTGCGATGAGGGTCTGGACAAGTTGATCAGCAGCGGCAAGGCCGTGACCGATCAGGCGCAGCGCAGCAAGCTGTATCACCAGGCGCAGGAGCAGATCCAGAGGCAGGCGCTATGGCTGCCGCTGGCACACCCGACTGCTTTCGCCCTGACCCGCAAGAACGTGCTGGGTTATGACGTCAGCCCCTTCGGACGCCAGGACTTTTCGAAGGTGACCGTGAAGTAA